TAGACAAACTCAATTCCCTTGATCTTGAGTCCCATCTCCCATTCCACAAATGCGGTGTCGCCCTCGACGGCGATGGCGGCGGGAGTGAGATACACATCATCGCAACGCCGCATTAAGCCGTCCTGGGCCTCCACGTAGGCCTTGATGCCCTGGCGCTCCTGTGTCGGGTCCTTGAAGCGCACGTTCTCGTCATACAGCTCTCGCCACTGCTCCTCAGTGGGAGC
This genomic window from Synechococcus sp. MIT S9220 contains:
- a CDS encoding nuclear transport factor 2 family protein, giving the protein MNVDRLRELFTKPYGMAAPTEEQWRELYDENVRFKDPTQERQGIKAYVEAQDGLMRRCDDVYLTPAAIAVEGDTAFVEWEMGLKIKGIEFVYPGTSRLRFNAEGKVEDHRDYFDFVGPTFEPVPVVGGFVRWLYKRFVD